The following coding sequences are from one Capsicum annuum cultivar UCD-10X-F1 chromosome 3, UCD10Xv1.1, whole genome shotgun sequence window:
- the LOC107863837 gene encoding pentatricopeptide repeat-containing protein At3g63370, chloroplastic, with protein sequence MATSAIYQNVSLFSSSSPPLLATDTHRIPTFKITHSCQKSTITPSLKQICNQNNFKESFSTLSNIITHKQSSRKCLYEAYSLLLELCASEKALLQGKQIHTHVIKLDLSRTDSVFLNTKVVFMYGKCGSIWDADKMFDRMLQRTVFSWNAMIGACVVNGVPGIAVELYRDMRFLGVTLDAHTLSSTLKAISQLEFLCCGREMHGFAIKLGFISNVFVGNALVTMYTKCNDIRAATLLFNGMNDKEDTVSWNSMISAYAINGMNQEAISLFVEMLNAIVEPTTYTFVAAIQACEETEFGQFGIEIHGAVVKLGYSFDTYVVNALLMMYIKNDRLDDAAKIFFHMREKDNISWNSMISGYVQNGLYDVAINLFHEMKNAGQKPDHISLMSMLVASGRQGNLLSGMEIHAFSLRNDLDSDLQVGNTLVDMYAKCSKLDYMDFVFGRMLHRDSVSWTTIIAAYAQNNFPWKAVQLFRELQAEGSNFDALMIGSILLACTELRCNLLAKEIHCYVIKRGIYDPFIQKTLVSVYGDCENVDYANNIFRLSEVKDVVSFTSMMCSYVQNGLANEALGLMLDMNEMGIEADFVAVLSMLTAAADLSSLRKGKEIHGFLVRKGLLLQDSIRSSLIDMYASCGTLENSYKVFNYLKSKDPVCWTSMINACGLHGCGREAIDMFIRMEKENIHPDQITFLAVLRACSHAALIEDGNFFFKIMQSKYALEPWPEHCACLVDLLGRANHLEEAFQIVKQMNLEDIPAVWCALLGACQVYSNKLLGEIAAKKLLELEPKNPGNYVLVSNVYAATNRWDDVEEVRVTMKGKGLKKDPACSWIEVGDKVHTFVAQDKSHPECVKIYEKLAHLTEKLEKEAGYVAQTKYVLHKAEEKEKVKLLKGHSERLAIAYGLLSSTGRNPIRITKNLRVCNDCHTFSKLASKYLEREIIVRDAKRFHHFRDGICSCGDFW encoded by the coding sequence ATGGCTACCAGTGCAATTTACCAAAACGTGTCTCTGTTTTCCTCCTCCTCGCCACCACTCTTAGCAACAGATACTCACAGAATTCCGACATTCAAAATCACCCACAGTTGTCAAAAATCCACCATCACCCCTTCTCTCAAACAAATTTGCaatcaaaacaacttcaaagaaTCATTTTCAACTCTCTCTAATATAATTACTCATAAACAATCATCTCGAAAATGTTTATACGAAGCTTATTCATTGCTACTAGAGCTTTGTGCATCGGAAAAGGCGTTACTACAAGGCAAACAAATCCATACCCATGTCATCAAATTGGATTTATCTCGTACTGATTCAGTTTTCTTGAACACCAAAGTTGTTTTTATGTACGGAAAGTGTGGGTCGATTTGGGATGCAGATAagatgtttgatagaatgcttcaAAGAACTGTTTTCTCTTGGAACGCGATGATTGGTGCTTGTGTTGTAAATGGGGTACCTGGAATAGCAGTTGAGTTGTATAGGGACATGCGTTTCTTGGGTGTTACGTTAGATGCTCACACTCTCTCGAGTACGTTGAAGGCCATTAGTCAGCTTGAGTTTTTGTGCTGCGGGAGAGAAATGCATGGGTTCGCGATAAAACTTGGTTTTATTTCTAATGTTTTTGTGGGGAACGCGTTAGTGACTATGTATACGAAGTGTAATGATATTCGGGCAGCTACATTGTTGTTTAATGGAATGAATGACAAAGAGGATACTGTTTCGTGGAATTCGATGATTTCTGCGTATGCTATAAATGGAATGAATCAGGAAGCGATAAGTCTCTTTGTGGAAATGCTGAATGCAATTGTTGAACCAACTACGTACACTTTTGTTGCTGCTATTCAAGCATGTGAGGAAACGGAATTTGGACAATTTGGGATTGAGATTCATGGTGCTGTTGTGAAATTGGGTTATTCTTTTGATACATATGTTGTGAATGCTTTGTTAATGATGTACATTAAAAATGATAGATTAGATGATGCTGCTAAAATATTCTTCCATATGCGAGAAAAGGACAACATTTCTTGGAATTCCATGATATCAGGATATGTACAAAATGGACTTTATGATGTAGCAATTAATTTGTTTCATGAGATGAAGAATGCAGGTCAGAAACCTGACCAcatctctcttatgagtatgCTTGTTGCATCTGGAAGACAGGGGAATTTGTTAAGTGGGATGGAAATTCATGCCTTTTCACTGCGAAATGATTTGGATAGTGATTTGCAGGTTGGCAATACTCTTGTAGATATGTATGCAAAGTGTAGTAAGTTAGATTACATGGACTTTGTCTTTGGTAGGATGCTGCATAGAGATAGTGTCTCTTGGACAACGATTATAGCTGCTTATGCTCAGAATAATTTTCCCTGGAAGGCCGTTCAATTATTTCGCGAGTTACAGGCAGAAGGAAGCAATTTTGATGCCCTTATGATAGGAAGTATCCTCCTTGCTTGTACTGAGTTGAGGTGCAACTTACTTGCAAAAGAAATTCACTGCTACGTGATTAAAAGAGGAATATATGATCCTTTTATACAGAAAACGCTTGTGAGTGTTTATGGAGATTGTGAGAACGTGGACTAtgcaaataatatttttaggttgAGTGAAGTTAAAGATGTCGTGTCCTTTACAAGCATGATGTGCAGTTATGTGCAAAATGGACTTGCAAATGAGGCTCTTGGTCTCATGCTCGATATGAATGAAATGGGAATCGAGGCGGATTTCGTTGCAGTCCTAAGCATGCTCACTGCTGCTGCTGATTTATCTTCCTTAAGGAAAGGAAAAGAGATTCATGGATTTTTGGTTAGAAAAGGCCTACTTCTACAAGATTCCATTAGAAGCTCTCTAATAGATATGTATGCCAGCTGTGGGACTCTGGAGAACTCATATAAGgtgtttaattatttaaagagCAAAGATCCGGTTTGTTGGACGAGCATGATAAATGCTTGTGGATTACATGGATGTGGTAGGGAAGCAATTGACATGTTCATAAGGATGGAAAAGGAAAACATTCACCCAGATCAAATAACCTTCTTGGCTGTTCTTCGTGCATGTAGCCATGCCGCACTAATAGAAGAtggcaatttttttttcaaaataatgcaAAGCAAGTACGCATTGGAGCCTTGGCCAGAACACTGTGCTTGTTTAGTTGATTTGCTTGGACGTGCAAATCACTTGGAAGAGGCATTCCAAATCGTAAAACAAATGAACTTGGAGGATATACCTGCTGTCTGGTGTGCTCTCCTTGGTGCTTGTCAGGTATACTCCAATAAATTGTTAGGAGAAATTGCTGCAAAGAAGCTTCTTGAACTAGAGCCGAAGAATCCAGGAAATTATGTTCTTGTATCTAATGTTTATGCTGCGACAAATAGATGGGACGACGTGGAAGAAGTCAGAGTAACAATGAAAGGAAAAGGGCTGAAGAAAGATCCTGCATGTAGCTGGATAGAGGTAGGAGATAAGGTTCATACATTTGTTGCTCAAGACAAGTCGCACCCAGAGTGTGTTAAGATTTATGAAAAATTAGCTCATCTGACTGAGAAATTGGAGAAGGAAGCAGGTTATGTGGCTCAAACCAAATATGTTTTGCACAAGGCGGAGGAGAAAGAAAAAGTCAAGTTGCTTAAAGGACACAGTGAAAGACTAGCTATTGCATATGGTTTACTTTCTAGTACTGGTAGAAACCCCATTCGAATCACAAAAAATCTTCGTGTCTGTAATGATTGCCATACTTTCAGCAAGCTAGCTTCAAAGTACCTAGAGCGAGAAATTATAGTTAGAGATGCCAAAAGATTTCACCATTTCAGGGATGGCATATGTTCCTGTGGAGATTTCTGGTGA